In the genome of Tannockella kyphosi, one region contains:
- a CDS encoding glycoside-pentoside-hexuronide (GPH):cation symporter codes for MKKMKIGYGIGAVGKDMVYALVAGFLMYYYNTVLGVSSTFIGVLFMAVRIFDAFNDPMMGVLVGKTNTKLGKFRPWLLVGTLLNAVVLYFLFAVPVGIQGNDLLIYLSVIYLLWGITYTIMDIPYWSMIPAITKPGKERESVSVIARSCAGLGYALPTALTMLLVGILGAGNEREGFRILTLIIAILFVFAILVTVFTVKEKNDIHSKTSSVKEMFHSLFQNDQALAVVITIVIFNSSLYLTQNLALYFFEFDIGNVALYGVFATVGGIAQILSMMSLPMLRKKYETIEIFIGAISLAIIGYVFLFILGSLHITNIIALAIAAIIIFAGFGLATVLTTIFLADTVDYGEWKNNQRNESVVFSLQTFVVKLASAISVFIAGVGLDLISLDVNASMQSASTLLGMRVMMTLIPIVGLVIAIILFKKNYFLTQIKINEITNEIKLRKE; via the coding sequence ATGAAGAAAATGAAAATAGGTTATGGTATTGGGGCTGTTGGTAAAGATATGGTTTATGCCTTAGTAGCTGGTTTTTTGATGTATTATTATAATACTGTTTTAGGTGTTAGTTCTACTTTTATTGGAGTTTTATTTATGGCAGTTCGTATATTTGATGCTTTTAATGATCCAATGATGGGTGTTTTGGTAGGAAAAACAAATACGAAGCTAGGTAAGTTTCGACCTTGGTTACTAGTAGGAACTTTATTGAATGCAGTTGTGTTATACTTTTTATTTGCGGTACCAGTAGGTATTCAAGGAAATGATTTACTAATCTATTTATCGGTTATTTATTTATTGTGGGGGATTACATATACAATTATGGATATTCCTTATTGGTCAATGATCCCTGCTATTACAAAACCAGGGAAAGAAAGAGAAAGTGTTTCTGTTATTGCTAGAAGTTGTGCAGGATTAGGTTATGCCTTGCCAACTGCTCTAACAATGCTTTTGGTAGGTATTTTAGGTGCTGGAAATGAACGAGAAGGATTTCGTATATTAACACTGATTATTGCAATATTGTTTGTGTTTGCAATTTTAGTTACTGTTTTTACTGTAAAAGAAAAAAATGATATTCACTCTAAAACTTCTTCTGTAAAAGAAATGTTTCATTCCTTATTTCAAAATGATCAAGCATTAGCAGTTGTCATTACCATTGTTATTTTTAATTCTTCTTTGTATTTAACACAAAATTTAGCACTTTATTTCTTTGAATTTGATATTGGAAATGTTGCACTATATGGTGTCTTTGCAACAGTAGGGGGAATAGCTCAAATCCTATCGATGATGTCTTTACCAATGCTTAGAAAAAAATATGAAACAATAGAAATATTTATTGGTGCAATTTCATTAGCAATTATAGGTTACGTATTCTTATTTATATTAGGAAGTTTGCATATTACGAATATTATTGCCTTAGCCATAGCTGCCATTATTATCTTTGCAGGATTTGGATTAGCTACTGTATTAACAACTATTTTCTTGGCTGATACAGTTGATTATGGTGAATGGAAGAATAATCAAAGAAATGAAAGTGTTGTTTTTTCATTACAAACATTTGTTGTTAAATTAGCGTCTGCTATTTCTGTTTTTATTGCTGGAGTAGGTTTAGATTTGATTTCTTTGGATGTGAATGCTAGTATGCAGTCTGCAAGTACACTTTTAGGAATGCGTGTTATGATGACACTTATTCCAATTGTAGGGTTGGTAATTGCAATTATATTATTTAAAAAGAACTATTTTTTAACACAAATAAAAATAAATGAAATAACGAATGAAATAAAGTTACGAAAGGAATAA
- the pnp gene encoding polyribonucleotide nucleotidyltransferase, which yields MNKQVFRMDFYGKNLEVEVGEIAKQANGSVLVRYNDTVILSTVTAGKTPKDIDFFPLTVTYEEKLYSVGKIPGGFLKREGRPSEHGTLTSRMIDRPIRPLFADGFRNEVQSVNTVLSVDQDASPEMAAMFGASLALCVSDIPFNGPIAGVNVGLVDGEFIVNGTPKQLENSLINLEVAGTKYAINMVEADAKEVDEETMLEALMFGHEKIKELIAFQETILESFGKEKIEIPLFQLEDSLVEEISNRANDEMIKAVSIPGKLERYAAIDDLMDAVISEYDAMEYESDASKAKVMKQVKIILHDLEKDEVRRLITVDKVRPDGRKIDEIRPLNSQTDLLPRVHGSALFTRGETQVLSVCTLGAQGEYQKIDGLGVEDQKRFMHHYNFPPYSVGETGRMGSPGRREIGHGALGERALLQVIPNEEAFPYTIRLVSEVLESNGSSSQASICASSMALMAAGVPISSPVSGIAMGLVVKGDDYTILSDIQGMEDHLGDMDFKVAGTDKGICALQMDIKIDGITKEIIQEALAQAKVGRKQIMDNMLATIEGPREELSTYAPKVFMMHIHPDQIRDVIGQGGKVINEIIEKSNDVKIDIEQDGKVVIYHTDKASIDIAAGLIQAIVKKAEVGEVYDGKVVRVEKYGAFVQLFEGTDGLLHVSQIAHERVENPADIFKIGDIVKVKVTEVDEKGRVNISRKVLLPKPIKKEEKKEEK from the coding sequence ATGAATAAACAAGTGTTTAGAATGGATTTTTATGGAAAAAATCTAGAAGTAGAAGTAGGGGAAATCGCAAAACAAGCGAATGGATCAGTTTTAGTACGTTATAATGATACTGTTATTTTATCAACAGTAACAGCTGGTAAAACGCCAAAGGATATTGACTTTTTCCCATTAACAGTTACATATGAAGAAAAATTATATTCAGTAGGGAAAATTCCTGGAGGATTTTTAAAGAGAGAGGGACGTCCTAGTGAACATGGGACATTAACGTCTAGAATGATTGACCGTCCAATTCGTCCATTATTTGCGGATGGATTTAGAAATGAAGTACAAAGTGTGAATACGGTTCTTTCAGTAGATCAAGATGCTAGTCCTGAGATGGCGGCAATGTTTGGAGCTTCTTTGGCTTTATGTGTTTCCGATATTCCTTTTAATGGACCGATTGCAGGTGTGAATGTAGGTTTAGTTGATGGTGAGTTTATTGTTAACGGAACTCCAAAACAATTAGAAAATAGTTTAATTAACTTAGAAGTAGCTGGAACTAAATATGCGATTAACATGGTAGAAGCAGATGCAAAAGAAGTAGATGAAGAAACAATGTTAGAAGCTTTAATGTTTGGGCATGAAAAAATTAAAGAATTAATTGCTTTCCAAGAAACAATTTTAGAATCTTTTGGTAAAGAAAAAATCGAAATTCCTTTATTCCAATTAGAAGATTCTTTAGTAGAAGAAATCTCAAATCGTGCAAATGATGAAATGATAAAAGCAGTATCTATTCCTGGTAAGTTAGAAAGATATGCAGCTATTGATGATTTAATGGATGCTGTTATTAGTGAATATGATGCAATGGAATATGAAAGTGATGCAAGCAAAGCAAAAGTAATGAAACAAGTAAAAATCATTTTACATGATTTAGAAAAAGATGAAGTACGTCGTTTAATTACAGTTGATAAAGTAAGACCAGATGGTCGTAAAATCGATGAAATTCGTCCTTTAAATTCACAAACTGATTTATTACCAAGAGTACATGGTTCTGCATTATTTACTCGTGGTGAAACACAAGTATTATCTGTTTGTACGTTAGGAGCACAAGGAGAATATCAAAAAATTGATGGTTTAGGTGTAGAAGATCAAAAAAGATTTATGCATCATTATAACTTCCCACCATATTCAGTAGGGGAAACAGGACGTATGGGTTCACCAGGACGTCGTGAAATCGGACATGGAGCATTAGGAGAAAGAGCTTTATTACAAGTGATTCCTAATGAAGAAGCATTCCCATATACTATTCGTTTAGTATCAGAAGTATTGGAATCAAATGGTTCTTCATCACAAGCATCTATTTGTGCATCTTCGATGGCTTTAATGGCTGCTGGGGTACCTATTAGTTCACCAGTATCTGGAATTGCAATGGGATTAGTTGTAAAAGGTGATGATTATACTATTTTATCTGATATTCAAGGTATGGAAGATCATTTAGGAGATATGGATTTTAAAGTTGCTGGTACTGATAAAGGTATTTGTGCTTTACAAATGGATATTAAAATTGATGGTATTACAAAAGAAATTATCCAAGAAGCGTTAGCTCAAGCAAAAGTTGGTAGAAAACAAATTATGGACAATATGTTAGCTACAATCGAAGGACCTAGAGAAGAATTATCAACATATGCTCCAAAAGTATTTATGATGCATATTCATCCAGATCAAATTAGAGATGTAATTGGTCAAGGTGGTAAAGTAATTAATGAAATTATTGAAAAATCAAATGATGTTAAGATTGATATTGAACAAGATGGTAAAGTAGTTATTTATCATACTGATAAAGCATCTATTGATATTGCTGCTGGTTTAATTCAAGCAATTGTTAAAAAAGCAGAAGTAGGAGAAGTGTATGATGGAAAAGTAGTTCGTGTTGAAAAATACGGTGCGTTCGTACAATTATTTGAAGGAACAGATGGTTTATTACATGTTTCTCAAATTGCTCATGAAAGAGTTGAAAATCCTGCAGATATCTTTAAAATCGGAGATATTGTTAAAGTTAAAGTAACGGAAGTAGATGAAAAAGGACGTGTTAATATTTCACGTAAAGTGTTGCTTCCAAAACCAATTAAAAAAGAAGAAAAGAAAGAAGAAAAATAA
- a CDS encoding glycoside hydrolase family 2 protein: MIEKIYLNNDWSFTTSNQPESKIVRIPHTSMETPFHYFDEKEYQFISFYKKEVNIPIEWLGLHLFLTFEGVAHIAKLYVNNQFVGEHKGGYHAFSFDIAPFVQFGMINNICVEVDNREINNIPPFGNVIDYLCYGGIYRDVYLEIKENTYIADVFVKTKFVDDKQVLLYDVTVNGLIENIEVDSFIKEKNKGTWESLGTNLICEQTSTFCHAFQDKRIWDMDNPNLYELKIIIKKQEEIDHTIITFGFRTCEFRRDGFYLNNQLVKLRGLNRHQSYPYVGYAMPKRVQQLDATILKEELGLHAVRTSHYSQSQYFIERCDEIGLLVFTEIPGWQYIGNQEWKDVALEMTKEMVLQYRNHPSIILWGARINESQDDDEFYSATNKIIHDLDETRQTGGVRFTKNSHLLEDVYTYNDFSHTGNNAGLEAKQKVTNKKNAPYLVSEYNGHMFPTKAFDKESHRLDHALRHANVLQSFYNSQEIAAAFGWCMFDYNTHKDFGSGDRICYHGVMTMFRNPKLAASVYASQSDNQDVLEISSSMDIGEYPGGNIKKVYAFSNADYVKVYKNNEFVRSFYPSSQDYGKMPHPPILIDDFIGQLIEVNEGYRPKNAKVIKEVLLAIVKYGQYNLPLSYQLKMAKVMLLEKIKISDGVALYSKYVGNWGDESTTYRFEAIKQEKVVKIVEKSATTKIKLSVSCDTLELKEDTSYDVATIRIQIINQLNQVVPYYQGVLHLDTTGCIEIIGPKSISAIGGSTGTYIKTIGQSGKGTFIISGDGLEEVVIHYIVL, translated from the coding sequence ATGATAGAAAAAATATATTTAAATAATGACTGGAGTTTTACAACAAGTAATCAACCAGAATCAAAGATTGTAAGAATTCCTCATACATCCATGGAAACTCCATTTCATTATTTTGATGAAAAGGAATATCAGTTTATTAGTTTCTATAAAAAAGAAGTCAATATTCCAATAGAATGGCTAGGATTGCATCTATTTCTTACTTTTGAAGGAGTTGCACATATAGCTAAATTGTATGTAAATAATCAATTTGTTGGAGAACATAAAGGCGGTTATCATGCTTTTAGCTTTGATATCGCTCCTTTTGTACAATTTGGTATGATCAATAACATCTGTGTAGAAGTAGATAATCGAGAAATAAACAATATTCCACCTTTTGGAAATGTAATTGATTATTTGTGTTATGGGGGTATTTATAGAGATGTTTATTTAGAAATAAAAGAAAATACATATATAGCAGATGTGTTTGTTAAAACAAAATTTGTAGATGATAAACAAGTACTTTTATATGATGTAACAGTTAATGGATTGATTGAAAATATAGAAGTAGATAGTTTTATAAAAGAAAAAAATAAGGGAACATGGGAATCTTTAGGTACTAATCTTATTTGTGAACAGACTTCTACTTTTTGTCATGCTTTTCAAGATAAAAGAATTTGGGATATGGATAACCCGAATTTATATGAATTAAAAATAATCATAAAAAAACAAGAAGAAATAGATCATACTATTATTACTTTTGGGTTTAGAACATGTGAATTTCGTAGGGATGGTTTTTATTTAAATAATCAACTTGTTAAACTACGTGGATTAAATAGACATCAATCTTATCCCTATGTTGGTTATGCCATGCCTAAAAGAGTACAACAACTAGATGCAACTATCTTAAAAGAAGAACTAGGTCTTCATGCAGTTCGAACATCGCATTATAGTCAGTCACAGTATTTTATAGAACGTTGTGATGAAATCGGATTGTTAGTTTTTACAGAGATACCTGGATGGCAGTATATTGGTAATCAAGAATGGAAAGATGTAGCATTGGAAATGACAAAAGAGATGGTATTACAGTATCGTAATCATCCTTCTATTATACTTTGGGGTGCTCGTATTAATGAATCTCAAGATGATGATGAATTTTATAGTGCCACTAATAAAATAATTCATGATTTAGATGAAACAAGACAAACTGGAGGAGTTCGTTTTACAAAAAATAGTCATTTATTAGAAGATGTATATACATATAATGATTTTTCTCATACTGGCAATAATGCTGGTTTAGAAGCAAAACAAAAAGTTACGAATAAAAAGAACGCTCCCTATTTAGTAAGTGAATATAATGGTCATATGTTTCCAACCAAAGCTTTTGACAAGGAGAGTCATCGTTTAGATCATGCCCTTCGTCATGCTAATGTCTTACAATCATTTTATAATAGCCAGGAGATAGCTGCTGCCTTTGGTTGGTGTATGTTCGATTATAATACCCATAAGGATTTTGGTAGTGGTGATCGGATTTGTTATCATGGTGTGATGACAATGTTTCGTAATCCTAAATTAGCAGCCAGTGTTTATGCGAGTCAATCGGATAATCAGGATGTTTTAGAAATTAGTTCTTCGATGGATATCGGTGAATATCCAGGTGGGAATATTAAAAAGGTATATGCTTTTAGTAATGCGGATTATGTAAAGGTATATAAAAATAATGAGTTTGTTCGAAGCTTTTATCCGAGTAGTCAAGATTATGGCAAGATGCCACATCCACCTATTTTAATTGATGATTTTATAGGGCAATTGATAGAAGTAAATGAGGGTTATCGTCCTAAAAATGCAAAAGTGATTAAAGAAGTATTATTAGCTATTGTAAAATATGGACAATATAATTTACCATTATCTTATCAATTAAAAATGGCAAAAGTAATGCTTTTAGAAAAGATTAAAATAAGTGATGGTGTAGCTTTGTATTCAAAATATGTTGGTAATTGGGGTGATGAGTCTACTACTTATCGTTTTGAAGCAATCAAACAAGAAAAGGTTGTTAAAATAGTTGAAAAATCAGCTACTACTAAAATTAAACTATCTGTTTCATGTGATACACTAGAACTGAAAGAAGATACAAGTTATGATGTAGCAACGATCCGTATTCAAATAATAAATCAATTAAACCAAGTAGTACCATATTATCAAGGTGTTTTACATTTAGATACTACTGGATGTATTGAAATAATTGGACCAAAATCAATTAGTGCGATTGGTGGTAGTACTGGTACTTATATAAAAACAATTGGTCAAAGTGGAAAAGGAACTTTCATAATTAGTGGTGATGGATTAGAAGAAGTAGTGATTCATTATATTGTTTTGTAG
- a CDS encoding Maf family protein, translating into MEPIVLASSSPRRRELLEQYNIPYIVDFEEIEEVLDESLTLFYQLQMLAIDKGKVVASRHLQEVVISCDTMVCLHHKMLGKANNRQHAREMLQAMSNQKQTVYSAVAIFYKGQIHTFVESSDVYFKELSSREIEDYLDTNEWVGKAGAYAIQGIGNCLVEKVEGSFETIIGFPVFRILEVLVKIKTI; encoded by the coding sequence ATGGAACCTATTGTATTAGCGAGTAGCTCTCCTAGAAGGAGAGAATTACTAGAGCAATACAACATTCCTTATATTGTAGACTTTGAAGAAATAGAGGAAGTGTTGGATGAAAGTCTAACACTTTTTTATCAATTACAAATGTTAGCAATAGACAAAGGAAAAGTTGTAGCATCTAGACATTTGCAGGAAGTAGTAATTAGTTGTGATACGATGGTTTGTCTCCATCATAAAATGTTAGGAAAAGCAAATAATCGTCAACATGCTAGAGAAATGCTTCAAGCAATGTCAAATCAAAAACAAACTGTATATAGTGCAGTAGCAATCTTTTATAAAGGACAAATACATACTTTTGTAGAAAGTAGTGATGTTTATTTTAAAGAGTTATCATCGAGGGAAATAGAAGATTATTTAGACACAAATGAGTGGGTTGGTAAAGCTGGTGCTTATGCAATTCAAGGTATTGGAAATTGTCTAGTAGAGAAGGTAGAAGGCAGTTTCGAGACTATCATAGGGTTTCCAGTATTTCGTATTCTTGAAGTTTTAGTAAAAATTAAAACTATTTAG
- a CDS encoding alpha-galactosidase, with protein MKKTIITKDNLFVLHTKTTTYAFHVIESGHIEHLYYGTTLPITNSYEAIKPKYEFREGNLITYDSLYSFVGLENRNLEISTRGKGDIREPMVEITYSNGCSTCDFLYDSYKIHKKQALLTLPCSYDENEEVETLVILLKDKQYDLELELHYSVFYDSDVIVKSTKLRNCSKNEVKVDRLLSAQLDFDKGPYVFHTFKGAWIREMNHQQTICQQGIVVNDSKCGTSSSRSNPFVMISTPQTSEDYGDCFGCNLIYSGNHYEAMEVNAFCNNHFLCGVNPFGFQYNLDPGSTLEAPEAVLTYSNNGYGGMSQHMHQFVKEHIVRGVWKNKERPVLLNSWEASYFDFNEKSLLELAKAGKDVGVELFVLDDGWFGKRNNDRSSLGDWYVNKKKLPNGLEGLAKKVNQLGMDFGIWVEPEMVSYDSDCYRNHPEFAVEIPGQRHSLGRHQLLLDLTNEKVQDYLIDQMTQVFSSANISYVKWDMNRIVSDAFSQCLGSQYQGEFYHRYMLGLYRVLEVLTTSFPTILFESCASGGNRFDLGMMCYMPQVWASDNTDAICRSEIQTGCSYGYPMSVIGAHVSACPNHQTLRNTSLETRFQVACFGLLGYECNLVDMNKEELGKIKEQIIWYKKYRKVLQFGNYYRLKNEEGIYQWITVSKDRTIAIGCYLQTLVKANFVSGYFKAKGLCNNGQYHFTNRMITFDEKELGNLVDQVKKDEMNRFCCEQEDYTINGLVLSTIGVRLKQGFGGSHYNENIRIFQDFASRIYIMEEIKRV; from the coding sequence ATGAAAAAGACAATTATTACAAAAGACAATTTATTTGTGTTACATACAAAAACGACAACCTATGCTTTTCATGTGATTGAATCTGGTCATATAGAGCATTTATATTATGGTACTACATTACCTATTACAAATAGTTATGAAGCAATTAAACCAAAATATGAGTTTAGAGAAGGGAATTTGATTACCTATGATTCACTTTATTCTTTTGTAGGATTAGAAAATCGTAATTTAGAAATTAGTACAAGAGGAAAAGGTGATATTCGTGAACCTATGGTAGAGATTACTTATTCTAATGGTTGTTCAACTTGTGATTTTTTATATGATAGTTATAAAATTCATAAAAAACAAGCTTTATTAACGTTACCTTGTAGTTATGATGAAAATGAAGAAGTTGAAACATTGGTTATTCTTTTAAAAGATAAACAATATGATTTGGAATTAGAGTTACATTATTCTGTTTTCTATGATAGTGATGTTATTGTTAAAAGTACGAAATTAAGAAACTGTAGTAAAAATGAAGTAAAAGTAGATCGTTTACTTAGTGCCCAATTAGATTTTGATAAAGGACCCTATGTATTTCATACATTTAAAGGTGCTTGGATTCGTGAAATGAATCATCAACAAACGATATGTCAACAAGGGATTGTGGTAAATGACTCGAAATGTGGAACTTCCAGTAGTCGTAGTAATCCTTTTGTTATGATTAGTACACCACAAACTAGTGAAGATTATGGAGATTGTTTTGGTTGTAATTTAATTTATAGCGGAAATCATTATGAAGCAATGGAAGTAAATGCTTTTTGTAATAATCATTTTTTATGTGGTGTGAATCCTTTTGGGTTCCAATATAATTTAGATCCTGGTAGTACATTAGAAGCTCCAGAAGCAGTTTTAACGTATTCAAATAATGGATATGGTGGTATGAGCCAACATATGCATCAATTTGTAAAAGAACATATTGTACGTGGTGTTTGGAAGAACAAAGAAAGACCAGTATTATTAAATAGTTGGGAAGCATCTTATTTTGATTTCAATGAAAAATCTCTACTAGAGCTTGCTAAAGCAGGGAAAGATGTCGGTGTAGAGTTGTTTGTATTAGATGATGGTTGGTTTGGAAAAAGAAACAATGATCGCTCATCATTAGGTGATTGGTATGTTAATAAAAAGAAACTACCTAATGGTTTAGAGGGTTTAGCCAAAAAAGTTAATCAGTTAGGTATGGATTTTGGGATATGGGTAGAACCTGAAATGGTTAGTTATGATAGTGATTGCTATCGCAATCATCCTGAATTTGCAGTTGAAATACCAGGACAAAGACATTCATTAGGGCGTCATCAATTATTATTAGATTTAACAAATGAAAAGGTTCAAGATTATTTGATTGATCAAATGACTCAAGTATTTTCAAGTGCAAACATTAGCTATGTAAAGTGGGATATGAATCGAATTGTAAGTGATGCTTTTTCTCAATGTTTAGGTAGTCAATATCAAGGAGAATTTTATCATCGATACATGCTTGGTCTTTATCGAGTGTTAGAAGTTTTAACTACTTCTTTTCCGACTATTCTTTTTGAAAGTTGTGCTTCAGGAGGGAATCGTTTTGATTTAGGAATGATGTGTTATATGCCTCAAGTTTGGGCTAGTGACAATACAGATGCAATATGTCGTAGTGAAATTCAAACAGGGTGTAGCTATGGATATCCAATGTCTGTTATTGGGGCGCATGTATCAGCTTGTCCAAATCATCAAACATTAAGAAATACTTCTTTAGAAACACGTTTTCAAGTTGCTTGTTTTGGTTTGTTAGGTTATGAATGTAATTTAGTAGATATGAATAAAGAAGAATTAGGAAAGATAAAAGAACAAATTATTTGGTATAAAAAATATCGTAAGGTATTACAGTTTGGTAATTATTATCGTTTGAAAAATGAAGAGGGTATTTATCAATGGATTACTGTTTCTAAGGATAGAACAATTGCTATTGGTTGCTATTTACAAACACTTGTAAAGGCTAATTTTGTATCTGGTTATTTTAAGGCAAAAGGGTTATGTAATAATGGACAATATCATTTTACAAATAGAATGATTACTTTTGATGAAAAAGAATTAGGGAATTTAGTTGATCAAGTAAAAAAAGATGAAATGAATCGATTTTGTTGTGAACAAGAGGATTATACAATTAATGGACTTGTTTTATCTACTATTGGCGTGCGATTAAAACAAGGATTTGGAGGTTCTCATTATAATGAAAATATTCGTATATTCCAAGATTTTGCAAGTCGAATTTATATAATGGAAGAAATAAAAAGGGTTTAA
- a CDS encoding 6-phosphofructokinase, whose amino-acid sequence MTNGKIKKIALLTAGGDCPGLNAVIRTITKTAIHEYGYEVIGYVYGYRGLYQNNFIELTEDKVENIHKEGGSILFSSNKDNLFDYLVDDGNGGKVKKDVSYVGVENMKKEGVDALIVLGGDGSLTSARDFSRLGVNVIGVPKTMDNDLPATDLTYGFISAMSVGTDFIDRLSTTAKSHHRVLCCELMGRDAGWIALYAGLAGNASCILIPEIPFTIDNIKKHVEARDKAGYPYTVIAVAEGAKYADGTKVIGKIVEDSPDPIRYSGLAAKVADDLEAVIENHEVRSVNPGHIIRGGDIDPYDRILAIRFGVKACQMIDEQLFGNVVTLKGENMTYTSLEEVIGDAKFGKQKHVEPDGELVKAAKSIGVCFGDE is encoded by the coding sequence ATGACAAATGGGAAAATTAAAAAAATCGCATTATTAACTGCTGGAGGAGATTGTCCAGGGTTGAACGCGGTTATTCGTACGATTACAAAAACTGCTATTCATGAATATGGATATGAAGTTATTGGGTACGTATATGGATATAGAGGGTTATATCAAAATAACTTTATTGAATTAACGGAAGATAAAGTAGAAAACATTCATAAAGAAGGTGGATCTATTTTATTTAGTTCAAATAAAGATAATTTATTTGATTATTTAGTTGATGATGGTAATGGTGGTAAAGTTAAAAAAGATGTTTCTTACGTAGGTGTAGAAAACATGAAAAAAGAAGGTGTTGACGCTTTAATTGTTTTAGGTGGAGATGGTTCTTTAACAAGTGCTAGAGATTTCTCTAGACTAGGTGTGAATGTAATTGGTGTTCCTAAAACAATGGATAATGATTTACCAGCTACTGATTTAACATATGGATTTATTAGTGCAATGTCTGTTGGTACTGATTTTATTGATCGTTTATCTACAACTGCAAAATCACATCATCGTGTTTTGTGTTGTGAGTTAATGGGTAGAGATGCTGGATGGATTGCTTTATATGCGGGTCTTGCTGGAAATGCATCTTGTATATTAATTCCAGAAATTCCTTTTACAATTGATAACATTAAAAAACACGTAGAAGCACGTGATAAAGCAGGATATCCTTATACTGTTATTGCGGTAGCTGAAGGTGCAAAATATGCAGATGGAACTAAAGTGATTGGTAAGATTGTAGAAGATAGTCCTGATCCAATCCGTTATTCTGGTTTAGCTGCAAAAGTGGCAGATGATTTAGAAGCAGTAATCGAAAATCATGAAGTACGTTCTGTTAATCCTGGACATATTATTCGTGGTGGAGATATTGATCCTTATGATCGTATTCTTGCTATTCGTTTTGGAGTAAAAGCTTGTCAAATGATTGATGAACAATTATTTGGTAATGTAGTTACTTTAAAAGGTGAAAATATGACATATACTTCTTTAGAAGAAGTAATTGGGGATGCTAAGTTTGGAAAACAAAAACATGTAGAACCAGATGGAGAATTAGTAAAAGCAGCGAAGTCAATTGGCGTATGCTTTGGAGATGAATAG